The following coding sequences lie in one Gemmatimonadaceae bacterium genomic window:
- a CDS encoding MFS transporter, with the protein MFTAFVDMVGSTMILPLIPFYATRMGANGAMLGVILASFAVAQLVSAPGWGRFSDYYGRRPAILVGLIVSSVAYVVFAFTDTLPLLLISRFVQGVGGGTVGVLQAYVADSMRESDRAKSLGWLSAATSLGVVVGPAFGSFLTVLWGRRAPGLGAAILCLAISAFASRYLRESSERMTVERRVRPRSHATRAALIQVVNHPTEPAARLILIYAVAMGGFYGTSQFLPLVLANRFHVTEKNVGYFFMYFGLMGVIIRAMLLGPVVRRLGEPRVARLGIVFLAAGLCLMALAESWPTLFGSFTLMPFGTAFLFPCVTALLSVAVPAKERGLQMGVQQTYGGIARVVFPLAAGLLVDRFGTGVPFLLAGLVVLATLGLSRSLYERTVLSAAD; encoded by the coding sequence ATGTTCACGGCCTTCGTCGACATGGTCGGGTCGACCATGATCCTTCCCCTGATCCCGTTCTACGCCACCCGAATGGGCGCGAACGGCGCGATGCTCGGCGTCATCCTGGCGTCCTTCGCCGTTGCCCAGCTCGTCAGTGCGCCGGGGTGGGGGCGCTTTTCCGACTACTACGGCCGTCGCCCGGCGATTCTGGTTGGATTGATCGTTTCGAGCGTTGCCTACGTGGTATTTGCCTTCACCGACACGCTGCCGCTTCTCCTCATTTCGCGCTTCGTGCAAGGCGTCGGCGGCGGCACGGTGGGCGTGCTCCAGGCGTATGTCGCGGATTCCATGCGCGAGAGCGACCGCGCGAAGAGTCTTGGTTGGCTCAGCGCGGCAACGAGCCTGGGCGTCGTCGTCGGCCCGGCGTTCGGGTCGTTCCTCACCGTGTTGTGGGGGCGTCGTGCGCCGGGACTCGGCGCCGCGATACTCTGCCTCGCGATCAGCGCGTTCGCCTCGCGATACCTGCGTGAGTCGAGCGAGCGAATGACGGTCGAACGGAGGGTGCGTCCACGATCGCACGCCACTCGCGCCGCGCTGATCCAGGTCGTGAACCACCCGACCGAGCCGGCGGCGCGCCTGATCCTCATCTACGCGGTCGCGATGGGCGGCTTCTATGGTACGAGCCAGTTCTTGCCGCTCGTGTTGGCGAACCGGTTCCACGTCACCGAGAAGAACGTCGGCTACTTCTTCATGTACTTTGGGTTGATGGGCGTGATCATTCGCGCGATGCTGCTCGGTCCGGTCGTGCGACGCCTGGGCGAACCGCGTGTCGCACGACTCGGAATCGTGTTCCTCGCAGCCGGACTGTGTCTCATGGCGCTGGCCGAGTCCTGGCCTACGCTGTTCGGGTCGTTCACACTCATGCCGTTCGGCACGGCGTTCCTGTTTCCGTGCGTCACCGCGCTCTTGTCGGTCGCGGTGCCGGCAAAGGAGCGCGGTCTGCAGATGGGCGTGCAGCAGACGTATGGCGGGATCGCCCGCGTCGTGTTTCCGCTCGCCGCCGGACTCCTCGTGGATCGGTTCGGGACGGGGGTACCGTTCCTGCTAGCAGGGCTCGTCGTGCTAGCGACGCTCGGGCTGTCCCGTTCCCTGTACGAGCGCACGGTCTTGAGTGCCGCCGATTGA
- a CDS encoding acyl-CoA dehydrogenase family protein, translating into MPSAASPHLASPDLNPSFTKGVFLGELREDLVFPFPELTTDEHESLTAILDSFRSYASERIDSARFDHEGQFPDGVRQGLHELGLMGLSIPEEYGGFGAPARVYNRVFAELGGTDPALCVYFGAHQSIGCKGIVLFGTEEQKQRYLPRCASGELVAAFCLTEPGSGSDAQAMKTKAVLSDDGTQYLLSGTKIWISNAGYADLLTVFAKVATEVDGKRKERVTAFIVDAHAPGVSLGKREEKMGIKASDTRAIFFDKVKVPVGDRLGAVGHGFHIALEVLNSGRLGLASASARGTRHVMRLALAYAKQREQFGKPIGSFEMVQRKIALAAVDCYALDSAAMVAAGMVDRGGVDFSLETAAAKVFGSELAFRTANDALQIAGGIGYSKEYPYEQAVRDSRINLIFEGTNEILRALIALMGMQEPAERLKSLGQAFKDPIHSLGAIGHYLKGRAKRTITKPHFSRVHESLEREAELVSTLIQNLALSVEGAVMKYGKKILEMQFLQERMANAAIDIFLATAVLSRTTWEIARAEREGSSAEAHVDIARIFVPMAYRRARRSIRGLSRNQDDRLKALAERSLETGELGPEAPADER; encoded by the coding sequence ATGCCTTCAGCAGCTTCTCCGCACCTCGCCTCACCCGACCTCAATCCGTCCTTTACGAAGGGCGTCTTTCTCGGCGAGCTTCGCGAAGATCTGGTCTTTCCGTTCCCAGAACTGACCACTGACGAACACGAATCGCTGACCGCGATTCTCGACTCGTTCAGGTCGTACGCTTCCGAGCGTATCGACTCGGCGCGCTTCGACCACGAAGGTCAGTTCCCCGATGGCGTGCGCCAAGGATTGCACGAGCTCGGCCTCATGGGGCTCAGCATTCCCGAGGAGTACGGCGGATTCGGCGCACCGGCGCGCGTGTACAATCGCGTGTTCGCCGAGCTCGGTGGGACCGACCCCGCGCTGTGCGTCTACTTCGGCGCGCACCAGTCGATCGGCTGCAAGGGGATCGTGCTCTTCGGCACCGAAGAACAAAAGCAGCGCTACCTGCCGCGATGCGCGAGCGGTGAGTTGGTCGCGGCGTTTTGTCTCACGGAGCCCGGCTCCGGTTCCGACGCGCAGGCGATGAAGACGAAGGCCGTCCTGAGCGACGACGGCACGCAGTATTTGCTGAGCGGCACGAAGATCTGGATCTCGAACGCCGGCTACGCCGACCTGCTCACCGTGTTCGCCAAGGTCGCCACCGAGGTGGACGGGAAGCGCAAAGAGCGCGTCACCGCCTTCATCGTCGACGCGCACGCGCCCGGCGTTTCACTGGGCAAGCGTGAGGAGAAGATGGGCATCAAGGCCTCCGACACGCGCGCGATCTTCTTCGACAAGGTCAAGGTTCCGGTCGGCGACCGGCTCGGCGCCGTGGGCCACGGCTTTCACATCGCGCTCGAGGTTCTCAACTCCGGGCGTCTCGGGTTGGCGTCGGCGTCGGCGCGCGGGACGCGTCACGTGATGCGGCTCGCGCTCGCGTACGCGAAGCAGCGCGAGCAGTTCGGAAAGCCGATCGGATCGTTCGAGATGGTGCAGCGCAAGATCGCCCTGGCCGCCGTGGACTGTTACGCGTTGGACTCGGCGGCGATGGTCGCCGCCGGCATGGTCGACCGCGGCGGCGTGGACTTTTCGCTCGAGACCGCGGCCGCAAAAGTCTTCGGGTCGGAGCTGGCGTTCCGCACGGCGAACGACGCGCTGCAGATCGCCGGCGGCATCGGCTACTCGAAGGAGTATCCATACGAGCAGGCGGTGCGGGATTCTCGTATCAATCTCATATTCGAGGGCACTAACGAGATCCTGAGAGCGTTGATCGCGCTCATGGGAATGCAGGAACCAGCCGAGCGCCTCAAGTCGCTCGGTCAGGCGTTCAAGGATCCGATCCATTCGCTGGGCGCCATCGGCCATTATCTCAAGGGACGCGCCAAACGAACGATCACCAAGCCCCACTTCTCGCGCGTGCACGAGTCGCTCGAGCGCGAGGCGGAGCTCGTGTCGACGCTGATCCAAAACCTCGCGCTGAGCGTCGAAGGCGCGGTCATGAAGTACGGCAAGAAGATTCTCGAGATGCAGTTCCTTCAGGAACGCATGGCGAATGCGGCGATCGACATCTTCCTTGCCACGGCCGTGCTGTCGAGGACCACCTGGGAGATCGCGCGCGCCGAGCGCGAAGGGTCCTCCGCCGAAGCTCACGTCGACATCGCGCGCATCTTCGTGCCGATGGCGTATCGGCGCGCGCGCCGCTCCATTCGAGGGCTGAGCCGAAATCAGGACGACCGGCTCAAAGCACTGGCCGAGCGCTCGCTCGAAACCGGAGAGCTGGGACCCGAGGCGCCTGCCGACGAAAGGTGA
- a CDS encoding cobalamin-binding protein: MRIVSFLAAGTEIVNAIGAGDQLLGRSHECDYPAGVERLPIVSRPALELGGLSQAEIDSAIAGHMQTGESLYVVDEDLLRRLAPDVILTQELCHVCAPSGNELTRALATLPKKPELVFLTPRTLAEIDENILTVGRVVGRQAAARAVVDRNHAKLDRIRESTKGRPRRRVSFLEWADPPFCAGHWVPEMIEIAGGQDPLGRPGGDSVRMTWDDVRATRPEIVIVAPCGFGIREAQRMACELPAIPGARIEPVDANAYFARPGPRYAEGVEVLAKLFHG, encoded by the coding sequence ATGCGCATCGTCTCGTTCCTCGCCGCCGGGACCGAAATCGTCAACGCGATTGGCGCCGGCGACCAGTTGCTTGGACGGTCGCACGAGTGCGACTACCCGGCCGGCGTCGAGCGGCTGCCGATCGTCAGCCGGCCGGCGCTGGAGCTCGGCGGTCTGAGTCAGGCCGAGATCGACTCGGCGATCGCGGGGCACATGCAGACGGGCGAGAGCCTCTACGTCGTCGACGAGGATCTCCTGCGCAGGCTCGCGCCGGACGTGATTCTGACACAGGAGCTGTGTCACGTGTGCGCGCCGTCCGGCAACGAGTTGACGCGAGCGCTTGCCACGCTGCCGAAGAAACCGGAACTGGTCTTTCTCACGCCGCGGACGCTCGCCGAGATCGATGAGAACATTCTGACGGTGGGCCGAGTGGTCGGCCGCCAGGCGGCCGCGCGTGCCGTCGTCGACCGCAATCACGCGAAGCTCGACCGGATTCGCGAGAGCACGAAAGGGCGGCCGCGCCGGCGCGTGAGCTTTCTCGAATGGGCGGACCCGCCGTTCTGCGCCGGGCACTGGGTGCCCGAGATGATCGAGATCGCGGGCGGACAGGACCCACTCGGCAGGCCGGGGGGGGATTCGGTGCGAATGACGTGGGACGACGTTCGTGCGACGCGCCCGGAGATCGTGATCGTCGCTCCGTGCGGATTTGGAATACGCGAGGCGCAGCGCATGGCGTGTGAGCTTCCCGCGATTCCCGGCGCGCGCATCGAACCGGTAGACGCGAACGCGTACTTCGCGCGCCCGGGCCCGCGATACGCAGAGGGTGTCGAGGTCCTAGCCAAACTTTTTCACGGCTAG
- a CDS encoding XrtA system polysaccharide deacetylase, whose protein sequence is MAQASPPIRHHFTVDVEEYFQVSAFEPHVSRARWDDLPSRVELGVRSILDLLAEHDARGTFFILSWVAERQRALVREIAKHGHEIASHGTDHRRVTELTPEQFRESVRTSKRVLEDITRQPVFGYRAPSFSITRDREWALDVLAEEGYRYDSSLFPVKRKGYGFEGGQRDPHVLRRASGTLREIPPATVELGGRVLPAGGGAYFRILPYSLVTSALRGAERRGAPGTFYIHPWEVDPEQPRFSVPVVTRLRHYGGLRRTTRRLRRLLSTFRFGSIAESFGAGSVSTRDGRWPEEAGRRGEGVPQ, encoded by the coding sequence ATGGCTCAGGCCAGCCCGCCGATTCGGCACCACTTCACGGTCGACGTCGAGGAGTACTTCCAGGTCTCGGCGTTCGAACCGCATGTGTCGCGCGCCCGCTGGGACGATCTGCCCAGTCGGGTCGAACTCGGCGTTCGCAGCATCCTCGATCTGCTCGCCGAGCACGATGCTCGCGGGACGTTCTTCATCCTGTCGTGGGTGGCGGAGCGACAGCGGGCTCTGGTCCGCGAGATCGCCAAGCATGGCCACGAGATCGCGTCGCACGGCACGGATCACCGCCGGGTCACTGAGCTGACCCCCGAACAGTTCCGCGAGTCGGTTCGCACGTCGAAGCGGGTTCTCGAGGACATCACGCGCCAGCCCGTCTTCGGCTACCGAGCGCCGAGCTTTTCGATCACGCGCGATCGCGAGTGGGCGCTGGACGTCCTCGCCGAAGAGGGGTATCGCTACGACTCGAGTCTCTTTCCCGTGAAGCGAAAGGGCTACGGATTCGAGGGAGGACAGCGCGACCCGCACGTCTTGCGGCGCGCGAGTGGAACGCTCAGAGAAATTCCTCCGGCGACGGTGGAGCTGGGCGGGCGCGTGCTGCCCGCGGGCGGCGGCGCCTACTTCCGCATTTTGCCGTACTCGCTCGTGACGTCGGCGTTGCGCGGCGCCGAGCGGCGCGGAGCGCCGGGAACGTTCTACATCCACCCGTGGGAAGTCGATCCGGAACAGCCTCGGTTCTCCGTTCCCGTCGTGACACGGCTGCGCCACTACGGCGGTCTCCGTCGGACGACGCGGCGTCTTCGTCGCCTACTCTCGACGTTTCGATTCGGCTCGATCGCCGAGAGTTTCGGCGCCGGGTCGGTGTCGACGCGCGACGGCCGTTGGCCCGAAGAAGCGGGACGACGCGGTGAGGGTGTGCCACAGTGA
- a CDS encoding FemAB family XrtA/PEP-CTERM system-associated protein has translation MSEVSSRDAVRSLRVVETDDAAAWDAFVETQPGSTMCHRSGWRDVLSDVLGHETSLLAAVDEGGNWRGVLPLVRVRSVLGHYLVSIPFMNDGGPLGTDDAKAALVEYAVADAKRTRVKLLELRSRDPVPGPVTPSERKVAVHLALPDTVEALWAATFKAKLRSQIRRPTKEGMIARNGVDQLDAFYSVFSRNMRDLGTPVLPRSFFTRLRAVFGDSVSFTAVYDAGGLAAAAACCLTWKDEVEVTWASSLRELNHLSPNMLLYANLMEQAIGRGLRTFNFGRSTPESPTHRFKLQWGGQDRPLAWPSWSPGGAASTPSPDRAAFRVATAVWRRLPMPVANRVGPLLSRHLP, from the coding sequence GTGAGTGAAGTCTCGAGTCGCGACGCGGTACGCTCGCTCCGGGTGGTCGAGACCGACGACGCCGCGGCTTGGGACGCGTTCGTCGAGACACAGCCCGGAAGCACGATGTGTCACCGCTCCGGCTGGCGCGACGTTCTTTCCGACGTCCTTGGCCACGAGACCTCGCTCCTCGCGGCGGTTGACGAAGGCGGCAACTGGCGGGGCGTGCTGCCGCTGGTGCGGGTGCGCAGCGTTCTCGGACACTACCTCGTCTCGATCCCGTTCATGAACGACGGTGGCCCGCTGGGGACCGACGACGCGAAGGCGGCGCTCGTCGAGTACGCGGTCGCGGACGCGAAACGGACGCGGGTCAAACTGCTCGAGCTTCGCTCGCGCGATCCGGTTCCCGGCCCGGTGACTCCATCCGAGCGAAAAGTTGCGGTCCATCTCGCGCTTCCGGATACGGTCGAGGCGCTTTGGGCGGCGACGTTCAAGGCGAAGCTGCGCAGCCAAATTCGGCGACCGACGAAAGAGGGAATGATCGCTCGCAACGGGGTGGACCAGCTCGACGCCTTCTACTCGGTCTTCTCCCGCAACATGCGCGACCTCGGCACCCCGGTATTGCCTCGATCGTTCTTTACGAGGCTGCGGGCGGTATTTGGCGACTCCGTTTCGTTCACCGCTGTGTATGACGCGGGTGGTCTTGCCGCGGCGGCGGCGTGCTGCCTGACGTGGAAAGACGAAGTGGAGGTGACGTGGGCGTCGTCGCTCCGCGAGTTGAATCATCTCTCGCCCAACATGTTGCTCTACGCGAATCTGATGGAGCAGGCGATCGGACGCGGCTTGCGCACGTTCAACTTCGGCCGATCGACGCCGGAAAGCCCGACGCATCGATTCAAGTTGCAATGGGGCGGGCAAGACCGTCCGCTCGCGTGGCCGTCGTGGTCGCCCGGAGGCGCGGCGAGCACGCCGTCGCCCGACCGGGCCGCGTTTCGAGTCGCGACGGCGGTGTGGCGGCGATTGCCCATGCCCGTGGCCAACCGAGTCGGGCCGCTTCTCTCGCGGCACCTTCCATAA
- a CDS encoding ABC transporter permease produces the protein MTATTPLGAGRAATPTPRAPRPSIVQIVGEIWESRDLVVQFVLRDLTLRYTQAVMGFAWALLMPILIVGAGMMFRVVLATLANSPLEGSSIASLAAKALPWAFFSGALSQATSSVIGNSNLISKVYFPREVLPLSTVIAQSPDLVVGLVVVASVMPFIDKTGLSWSGLWVIAVLLLLMLFTVGCALFLSCANLFFRDVKYIVQVLLNFGVFATPVFFEPQMLGPKGASIMMVLPLSPFIQAMDVALVHGHSLAETIVVASRKGDVVVWAPWMLAYAAGWSLFLIITGIYVFRSGSSRFAEMA, from the coding sequence ATGACGGCCACGACACCCCTGGGCGCCGGTAGAGCGGCGACGCCTACGCCGAGGGCCCCCCGACCGTCGATCGTTCAAATCGTCGGCGAGATCTGGGAATCCCGCGACCTCGTCGTACAGTTCGTCCTTCGAGATCTCACGCTGCGCTATACGCAGGCCGTGATGGGGTTCGCGTGGGCGCTCCTCATGCCGATCCTCATCGTCGGCGCCGGCATGATGTTTCGGGTCGTCCTGGCGACGCTCGCGAACTCGCCGCTCGAGGGGTCGAGCATCGCGTCGCTGGCGGCGAAGGCGCTCCCCTGGGCGTTCTTTTCCGGCGCGCTCTCGCAGGCCACGTCGAGCGTCATCGGCAACTCGAATCTCATCAGCAAAGTCTATTTCCCGCGCGAGGTGTTGCCGCTGTCCACGGTGATCGCCCAGAGCCCGGATCTGGTTGTCGGACTCGTCGTGGTCGCGTCGGTGATGCCCTTCATCGACAAGACCGGTCTTTCCTGGTCGGGTCTGTGGGTGATCGCGGTGCTGCTGCTGCTGATGCTCTTTACGGTGGGGTGCGCGTTGTTCCTCAGCTGCGCGAACCTGTTCTTTCGCGACGTCAAGTACATCGTGCAAGTGCTGCTCAACTTCGGCGTGTTCGCCACGCCGGTTTTCTTCGAGCCGCAGATGCTCGGTCCGAAAGGCGCATCGATCATGATGGTGCTCCCGTTGTCGCCGTTCATCCAGGCGATGGATGTTGCTCTGGTGCACGGTCACAGCCTTGCCGAGACCATCGTGGTGGCTTCTCGCAAAGGCGACGTCGTGGTTTGGGCGCCGTGGATGCTCGCCTACGCGGCCGGGTGGAGCCTGTTCCTGATAATCACCGGCATCTACGTGTTCCGGTCGGGTTCGAGCCGCTTCGCGGAGATGGCGTGA
- a CDS encoding glycosyltransferase has protein sequence MDVTVGICTWNRAKLLDATLAQMCNLRIPSGISWELLVVDNNCTDDTPAVVERYAGRLPIRRLVEKQQGTSYAKNCVLRNAAADLLLWTDDDVLVDEDWFAAYVRAAERWPNAGYFGGLIKPWFEHDPPSWFQANENALAPAMALRDLGPEERQLGADEPPFGANMAFRRAAFSSRDYDTKLGPHGNDQIRGEETTYCRALAADGFQGVWVPSAKVRHYVVAHRLTLRFVREYWVGLGRTQVRVENGTAAGATPRWVYRAVVMSHLRYAWQRAIRHPGWLGSLMEASRVRGVLMEHRNSRKASEA, from the coding sequence ATGGACGTCACCGTTGGCATCTGCACGTGGAATCGCGCCAAGTTGCTCGACGCGACGCTGGCGCAGATGTGCAACCTGCGGATTCCGAGCGGGATCTCGTGGGAGTTGTTGGTCGTCGACAACAACTGCACCGATGACACTCCCGCTGTGGTTGAGCGGTACGCGGGGCGCCTGCCGATTCGTCGATTGGTCGAAAAGCAGCAGGGCACATCGTACGCGAAGAACTGTGTCCTGAGAAACGCGGCGGCCGACCTGTTGCTATGGACCGACGACGACGTTCTCGTAGATGAGGACTGGTTCGCCGCGTACGTGCGCGCGGCCGAGCGCTGGCCGAACGCAGGGTACTTCGGAGGACTCATCAAACCCTGGTTCGAGCACGACCCGCCGTCCTGGTTTCAGGCAAACGAGAATGCGCTTGCGCCCGCGATGGCGCTGCGCGATCTCGGTCCGGAAGAGCGACAACTCGGAGCCGACGAGCCGCCGTTCGGCGCCAACATGGCCTTCCGACGGGCCGCATTTTCGTCGCGCGATTACGATACCAAACTTGGCCCGCACGGAAACGATCAGATTCGCGGCGAGGAAACGACGTACTGCAGAGCCCTCGCCGCCGACGGATTCCAGGGCGTCTGGGTTCCCTCAGCAAAGGTGCGTCACTACGTGGTCGCGCATCGATTGACCCTGCGCTTCGTGCGTGAGTATTGGGTCGGTCTCGGACGAACGCAGGTTCGCGTCGAGAACGGGACCGCGGCCGGCGCGACCCCGCGATGGGTCTACCGTGCCGTCGTCATGTCGCACCTTCGCTATGCCTGGCAGCGCGCGATTCGCCACCCGGGATGGTTGGGCAGCTTGATGGAAGCGTCGAGAGTGCGAGGGGTGTTGATGGAGCATCGAAACAGCCGGAAAGCCTCCGAGGCGTGA
- a CDS encoding DegT/DnrJ/EryC1/StrS family aminotransferase: protein MHLRHQLSVYSPVPIAALAAAAAATLGGRRDSVEQLDALLRREYSADEVLLCGSGTQALQVAIECARDDLGRQAAVALPAFSCFDVASAAVGAGGPVMLYDLDPLSLSPDLESLARVLAAGARVVVIAPLYGIPVDWDAIEDVASTQGATLIEDAAQGHGATHRRRPLGSLGDIGTLSFGRGKGWTGGAGGAVLFRRGRRSSRTLRTAASMASLKAATVLAAQWGLGRPSLYGLPQSAPGLELGETVYHPPREIRAIARASAAALLAGRAMSSGEADRRRENARKLRAQIADQPALREIASSAAGSSAGYLRFPVLAAQGLRGFASAIGGEDAVRRLGVAASYPKELGELPALARLVVGESRMPGAAQLVHQLVTLPVHSLGSSRDLGRLVESIVSYGGRPA, encoded by the coding sequence ATGCATCTGAGACATCAGCTCTCCGTCTATTCGCCGGTCCCGATTGCGGCCCTCGCGGCTGCCGCGGCAGCCACGCTCGGCGGTCGTCGCGATTCTGTTGAACAGCTCGATGCCCTGCTGCGCCGCGAGTATTCGGCGGACGAAGTGCTCCTCTGCGGTAGCGGAACGCAAGCGCTTCAGGTCGCGATCGAATGCGCGCGCGACGACCTCGGTCGGCAAGCGGCCGTCGCGCTGCCGGCTTTCAGCTGCTTCGACGTTGCGTCGGCGGCGGTTGGTGCCGGCGGCCCCGTGATGCTGTACGACCTCGACCCGCTTTCGCTCTCGCCTGACCTGGAGTCCCTGGCGCGGGTGCTCGCTGCCGGCGCGCGCGTTGTCGTCATCGCGCCGCTGTACGGAATTCCCGTCGACTGGGATGCGATCGAGGACGTCGCCTCGACGCAGGGGGCGACTCTCATCGAGGACGCGGCGCAGGGGCACGGAGCGACGCATCGCCGCAGGCCGCTGGGCTCACTCGGCGACATCGGCACATTGAGCTTCGGACGCGGTAAGGGCTGGACGGGTGGTGCCGGCGGGGCGGTTCTGTTTCGTCGTGGACGACGTTCGTCGCGGACGCTGCGCACGGCCGCGAGCATGGCGAGTCTCAAGGCCGCAACTGTTCTCGCAGCCCAATGGGGGTTGGGAAGGCCGTCACTGTATGGCCTCCCGCAAAGTGCGCCAGGCCTTGAGCTAGGCGAGACCGTTTACCACCCGCCGAGGGAGATCAGGGCCATTGCGCGCGCGTCCGCCGCGGCGTTGCTCGCCGGGCGAGCCATGTCCTCGGGCGAAGCGGACCGGCGCCGCGAAAATGCGCGTAAGCTTCGCGCCCAAATCGCCGATCAACCCGCATTGCGCGAGATCGCATCGTCTGCCGCCGGTTCGAGTGCGGGGTACCTCCGCTTTCCGGTTCTGGCGGCCCAGGGACTTCGCGGCTTCGCGAGCGCCATCGGGGGAGAGGACGCCGTACGTCGGCTCGGTGTCGCTGCCAGCTATCCAAAGGAGCTGGGCGAGCTGCCTGCGCTGGCGCGGCTGGTGGTTGGGGAATCAAGGATGCCTGGCGCGGCCCAATTGGTGCACCAGCTCGTGACTCTTCCGGTGCACTCGCTGGGGTCCAGCCGAGACTTGGGCCGGCTGGTCGAAAGCATCGTGTCCTACGGAGGGCGGCCCGCGTGA